The following proteins are encoded in a genomic region of Hoeflea phototrophica DFL-43:
- a CDS encoding type II toxin-antitoxin system RelE family toxin, with translation MTWAVSFTKSARKQFSKLNPTDRSRVLKFLHERVVPHPDPRLLAKRLQGKTEELWRFRVGDLRIIVQISEGLMTIVVIEIGHRREIYR, from the coding sequence ATGACCTGGGCGGTCTCGTTCACCAAATCGGCGCGCAAGCAGTTTTCAAAACTCAACCCGACAGACCGCAGCAGGGTGCTCAAATTCCTGCATGAACGGGTTGTGCCTCACCCTGACCCCCGGCTGCTGGCAAAGCGATTGCAGGGGAAGACCGAAGAGCTTTGGCGATTTCGTGTCGGCGACCTGCGGATTATTGTGCAGATATCAGAGGGGCTGATGACCATAGTGGTCATCGAGATAGGCCACCGCAGAGAGATTTATCGTTGA
- a CDS encoding DUF6290 family protein, which translates to MITLDLPKELENLLDRFAKDLGVSKEEFVLQAIRERVEDLEDLATAEAALAKDGGERIPLADIIAEFGDGTDENGNSLHAAE; encoded by the coding sequence ATGATCACACTCGATCTGCCGAAAGAGCTTGAAAATCTGCTCGACCGCTTCGCCAAGGATCTTGGTGTGAGCAAGGAGGAGTTTGTGCTTCAGGCAATCCGGGAGCGCGTTGAGGATCTGGAAGACCTGGCAACCGCTGAGGCCGCTCTTGCCAAGGATGGTGGCGAACGCATTCCCCTGGCCGATATCATCGCCGAGTTTGGCGATGGCACTGACGAGAACGGAAATTCGCTGCACGCCGCAGAATGA